A region of the Lycium barbarum isolate Lr01 chromosome 1, ASM1917538v2, whole genome shotgun sequence genome:
CGCAACCCATTTCAGCCCATCAAAAATTTGAGATTATATGTAGTCCAAATTGACCCATGAGAAAACTtgtcaaaaatattttcaaaaagtcaattctttctatttgatgtcatatatagccataataaagaaaaataataatttattaggtactaaaaaattgtaaaacaacaaagaaattaaaacttagtaagaattgggtGGGTTGGGCTATGTCCCGCTTTTTAGCCCTTTTTTTGAGACTTGTAATAGTTAATCTATATATCCACAGGTGTACTACATAAAAATATGTAGTCCCCCTCCAAAAGGTTACATTTACAGCATTGATCTCTACTGTTTTTTCTATTCTTACAAGAGATCTAATACATCAAAAATATCTTTTTAGCCCATTTTAACCCAACCATTTttagcccaagtaacttttggatGGATTATTGACCCGCCAATTATTAACTGAACCCATTTTGACCCGCCTAACCTGCCCATTTGACACCCTAGTAGACCAATAGAGAAGTCGTAAATATTTCACGACATACAAGAGCAGAAAACTAACCATATGTAAAACAAGTTGTCGGTATGTTGCCTCTGAACTCTACCCAACAGTTCAATCTGCAGATATCCACCAATGCAAAGCACTGGTTCTGGTAACTTGAACTTTTGCAAGCAGTTTTCCTGCTCATCAATATTATAATATGTCAATTCTTCCCGTGAAAAATACTATGCTCCTTTTGAAGGCTTGGAGATGAAACTCAAACTAGTTGACATTTTACATGACACTAATCTGGCAACATATAAGCTTAAACCTGCCCTACCAGTGGGAAATAAGTTGTGCGGACTCTTTACTTTCGATGCCGTACCCGTGTCAGATTCTCCGAAAATACACTACTTGTGAagaatccgacacgcacccgacatttttgaagagtccgagcaacatagaaaATACTTACCATAACAAAACAAATTAGAAATGAGCATCTTTGTTCaggaaaaaaattattaaaagaaTACCTGTGCCATAGGGAAAACTTCTGAGGTATACGTCCATATGAACTCGTCATCAGCAGGCTGTTCCTGAGGCACTTGCAACATATCATTTTCGTCCACTGAATTTTTGGGGTGCCCTAACCGAAATCGAAAAGATTTTGCAGAGTATATAGGCTTGCCGGGCTGGAAAAAAGCTGAATAAGAATACATATTAGTCAAGAGGACCAAGTAAAACATGGGAAATCTGTgaaacttatatcaaaatacttgagGGGGAATCCAAGGCCCCTGAAAGATAAATCGGAAAGACATAATGAAGCAGTCACCTTCGAAAGGTTGTACATTGATTTCACTAATAACACATAGATCAGCTTTCACTAATAAGACTGATTTCACTAAATCGGAAAGACATAATGAAGCAGTCACCTTCGAAAGGTTGTACATTGATTTCACTAATAACACATAGATCGGCTTTCAATTTGTAAATTAGTGTCTCAGAGGCATCTGGATCAGCATGTCCTTTACTTGACCAGTATGAAGGTCTATGTTGATATCTGTCCTTAGATGTTAGAGTATTGACAATACTTTCGCTAGGAAATCTATCTGTACTTGAAGCACTAACTGCATAACCAATGCATCCCATCTGACATGTGTTTAATGTTGCAGTAGCTTGAAGCAGAGAAGCATAAGCATTGTGGTCTCTCTTTACTCTTTGAATATCCCAACTGGAATTGTTAGATCCAACACCATTTGCTTCTATTGTTGTCCGATCTGGTTCAGTTATACGTGCAATGCTAGAAAGCTGAGGAAACCTTCTAAGGCATAGTTGCTTGGCAAGCCCATTTGTAATCACTGCAAAAAATAAGTCACGATGTTACTATTCTATTTAAAATCAGGCCTTTCTTCTCCCAAATGCTAGTGAACCTCAAATTACTTCCTAGTATTAAAACTGGTGTACCTATATTTCTGAAGAAAGGGCCAATTACCCCTAATTTTCTGTACAGTGATTGTGAAATTCTAAGAAATTTACATGGCATTATCAAGCCGGATTAGCCAGTAAGTTTAACTACTGGTATTCCAATGTATATCCAGGAAactttccaacttccaaataAGTTAATTGAATTGGACAGCAGCTTCTAAAGAAATGGTATGTAGTGCTTAAAGTAATAAAGAGCTATTACCAATAAATACATACGCAATGAAAATGTACAAGAAATTTAATCTTCAAAAAAGGCAGAATTCTGAACTAAGCCCAAGGGCTTGCAGCAGTAAATTCGATTCTGCCCCTAAAGCTAGCTCCTCTTCCTTTACGACTGACTAATATGGCTAACATTGAATAATTGAAAATGAGATTATTTAGGAATACACATTGAATGGTGAGATTACGCATTAAATTTCTGACAGTAAATCCATAATCAAAAAAGTGTTTGTGATTGTTCAAGAAGAAATGAAACAAAAGATATGATCGAGTTAGGACAGTTGGTTGAGTCTTAAGTATATTTTAGCAAGAGTATGAAGGATCTAGTGGCCGTAACTATCTGACCACTCAAGGCATACAAATGACTTTTTGAAAAAACGTTAGAAATTGGGGTCAATATTTTACCAGTACTACAACAGAGTTTGGACTTCTTTTTTTTAGGTATTTAATGGGTTCGGAAGATAAACTACTAGTCAATAATGTGTTTGTTGTCAAGGTTTGCGTATAAAGACAAAGATAGTCCTCTAAGGCAACTATTAGTCAATAACCTGTTCGTTGTCAAGGTTTGCATATAAAGAGAAAGATAGTCCTCTAAGGCAACCAAGAGTGTTAGATAGAAAGGACAAGAGCATCCTATCCTAAAGGAGGAGGAGGAGCTAGCTTTAGAGGACAGAATCAATGATTACGAGATCACATGCAACAAGGAAAGCAACACTCAATTAGATCACATCACCAATACTTGAGGATTAGCCAAAAGCTTGACAGATGTTCATCGTGCCATATGCAAACAAATACTACTCCTGTTTCAAAATGTTTGTTtggttttgacttggcacaaagtttaagaaaataaagacgacttttgaatcttgtggttgttAACTATGGATATGTAGAATGTACCAGaatgccctttaatcttgtgtcttaaacatgccatgtggaaagttgaaattaaagagttgccaaaaaaggaaagaggcATCTTTTTtaaaacagactaaaaaggaaagtaagacaaacatttTGAAACGGAGGGAGCGCCTAATTATATCAACTAATAATGTATGTTAAACAACATCTATGTTTTCATCCTTTTATAAAGTAAGAGGGAACAAAGTTTTTCTGAATCCAGTTGAAGTGACAGCCCACAAATTCATACAATTCACCCAAGATAATAAATGATACATTCATCTTCTCTTTGGGTGTAAGTAAATTATTTAAACATCCTATAGGCTGCCCCACTTAACCTCCTCTTCCTCATTATcatccttctttttctttttcgtttATTTTCTTCGTGTTGAGGGTGTTTTGGGAGGGGATTGGACAGGGGATCACTTCTTCTTTGATTGGGGATCACTTCTTCTTTGATTTTTTCTTTATTGATATCTAAATGAACTTACAGAGGAATCAAATATTCTTGATAAATGAATTTATGCTCAGGTCAATTTGTCCGCACCTCAACTGACCCATTGAGTATCCGATACATCCCATCAGCACAAGTACTAAGTCactctttgtttttgtttttttcgaCAGTGGTGACATTAGGTACTAAGTCactctttgtttttgtttttttcgaCAGTGGTGACATTAGGTACTAagtaactctctctctctctctctctctctctctctctctctctctctctctttttaatGCATGGGAActgcagccgctacccttcgggtgcgcacagggtaaacttagctcctgtgcaatagctcacaAACCGCACAGGAGAGATAACCAGCACTAGGAAGCCCcatgcgacgagctcgacccagaaagCAAATCCCTTGCTGTTGTAGACAGGGGGTtgcgaacctgagacctccagtatgaaagccccatgctcaaccaactgagccacccttgcgggtactAAGTAACTCTCTTTAACAAGGCTTAGacaaatgggaagaaatcaccatCTTTTTTTGCCTCTATTACAACTTGAACCCTAGTCTCCTATATCCATGTTAGACCATACCCTTTGGTGCAACATTGGTCGATTCGAATTGGAATTCTCAAGTCATCCATTCTCGATAATAATGAAACTTGAGTGATTGATCATTTGCTCCATGCTCTACGCTAGCAACATACAAGCTGGGAGCATAAACAAGCAAGAAGAAATTGTGTCGACATCATCACTATTCGCCAAAGGAAGAGAGGAAGATGTTCCTATGACTTGGGTAAGAGACACCCACAACATCGTGGCCTGATTTCTTTTTAAAACACTAGATTTAATAATGTTTTCGTCTTCGCAACTTAGGACAAAACTCATATTTTTGGACCATTTACAGTTGCTTTATTAGGTGGGACCATTTACATTTTTGACCAATGACATGGGCAAAATCACCAAGACCATCCCGTCATCTAGGTATTGCCACATTCTCCTTGATTAGGCTCAAACCTAGATTCatagaaaacaaggaaaataataGGTATACCTTCATGAACATGGACATCACTGTTGTATGACGTAGAGTCAGACACAAAGACGTACCAATAAAGAAAAAAACCAAGATATGCAAAATAAAGTTTGCCTAGGACAGAAAGCAGCTCCTTTTTTTTCAGAATTCGAAGTCTGAACCATTAATCAACACATAATAAGATTAAAATTTAAGCCTCATTTCTAAAAGCAGGTCTAGCTGCAGACAAAGAAAGTGTTGTGAATTCACAATCCCAAAATGGCTTAGATCTCCAGCATTGATCTGCGATCAATTAAAACTAGGGTAAACCCTAAATCGACAACATACACAGTGGTCTCATTTTTGCAGACTATGGCCCTCAAGCAATTACCCATAACCAGCAATACCGAATGATGAGCTTTCCAAACCTCATCAATTATGTGATGTAATATGACCAAATATATTTAGCGTAGGAAACAGGTACAGTAGACTTCTTCCATATAAAGAGGAAATGCGAAATTCAACAAGATGGCGAGTTATTACTATAAATAGGAGAAATATTTTTTCAGTGGAACTGCCTAGAATAACTATCATCAGACTGAGTTGCATAACTCACCAAACTGGTGCCACAGGCTTGAGACAGAGCTTGCACGGACCACATCTGCTGGATCATTCAAACACGTCAGAATATTAACTGACATGTCACTTTCCAGAGATTGTACAAAATCAATCCGAGTCTCCATTCTGTTTGACAAGCCATTATAAAAGTTCATCGCATCAATTTATTCAAAGTTCCAAAACCTGAATTACCACCATATATAAATTCACATGACAAGCATCAACATTTAAGAAATGGAAGAAGGAGAATAGGAAAAGATGACAACTATCCACACCAATCTTTGCCAATTCAAAGAAATTAGCAAACCAGATCCCTAGAagatcaatcaatcaatcaatcaatcaactataCCTGAATCCAAATTAAGTTGGTACAACtacatgaatcctctatatccatcTCATTCTGTCAAACGCCAAGTTCATTCTACAACCAAACATGTCTTTCAAGGCAAATTAAGGATTCTCTAATGGTTCTTAAAACTCACATATATCTCTATGTAAACTAAAATCCTCTAAACAAACAAGCACCCGAAGCTGAAGTGTAATGATAACAATTAAAGTCTTAATCCCAGATAACTGGTATAGCCTACTACACAGATCTGTTGCTTCCTTTTTGTTCCATTTTTTGGCTGAATCAACATCAATCACAATGTAGTGTATGCTCGTCTAAACAACTTTCCACCAAGTAATTTGAGGTGTATCTCATCCCTTTTTAATCAAGAAATACACTCATAAATAATGGAGAAAACTCTTGTATACAAGAGGTATACCAAAATAATACAGAACCTACAAAATAAATGGATCCCTACAAAAGACGAAAATCTCTAGGAACCTCATGGATGCACCAAAAGATATTAAGAACTAGAGTTTATTCTTCAAATGTACAAATTCATGCATTTCAAAATTCAAAAGCTCTCTATTTCTCCCTCTACACCACCCAGATTAGAGCAAACAAAACAATAACCCACACCTTgcttttttttaataaggtaaaGTATCACACACCCTGCTTCTTCTCTTCTGTCTTCTAAAAGCCTAGCTGATTAGAGCATCCCCTTTTTTATCACCTTAAATCATCATAGTATTGCACTTAACAAGTGCCTGGGATGTGGTCTAGTGGTCAATAAAGTGGATGCAAACCTTGGAGACCAACATTCCAATACCAGCAATCCCaccaaagccaaaaaaaaaagggtgatTTCTACCTAAGCCTTAGTGGGCAAAGTTACTCAATACCTATGTTGGTGGGAGTTAGCATGTACCCAGTGGTATAGTCGAGCTATAGACAAGCTAGCATGGACATGACCATCACATACAAaaacaaaaaggaagaaaaatacGTGCAAAGGTTGTCTATGTATGGCATAGCCAAACCATCTCAGACAACTTCTATCTAACATTTTATCCCTCAGATGCTTCAGTGATCACCACATCAAATTTAACATGTGCATATCTATGGCATTCATTAGGTGGATAAATCAGACCTTTGGGATCCAATATTTATCTCAATATAAGTAACTCATATCTCAACCCTCCTTAACGACTTTGCCTTTCACGTTTTCTTTTAGGTATCTTCCCATAGCATATTGTTCCCACAAGAGTCCTTCATATCAATCATCCTATTTTAATTCTATGCATCACATCTCCATCTATCGTGTCATTCTCCTAAAATAATGAGCTTATATATACttggtgatttcttcccatttatctaagccttggtggacagaATTACCCGGTACATgtcccgtggaattagtcgaggtgcgcacaAGCTGACCTGGACACCAcggtttttcaaaaaaaaatggacaccacggtttaaaaaaaaaaaaaaagaatgagctTATATATCTGAATTACATCTAGCCACCATGCGGGCTAAACTTGCACATTTATTCTATGGCACTTCTATTTATCCTAAAACTTTCTCTACAACTTCAAATTTGGTTAACTCTCTCACTAGATCCTGAGACAAATACCAGAGAAGCCATCCTGTTAATTCAAGTTAATATTAGGGCATAAATCTAATCTTCCTGCAAATAACCAATTTTCCATCCAGAATCAAGAAAcaaactactccctccgtccgcACTTATGTGCCACCTTTTGGATTTGGAGATCCAAACAAGTTTTTCTTTTGCCGTAATTGTTTCATGTCTTTAATtcttgtgacttatagtactttttatgtagtttccaaATAACCTAATGGttaaaaacacacctgaactatcacttttttcgtgagtttcctacctaaactatcaccaactatttatcaaaacaatCCTCAACTATTAGTTGTTCCTTTTTCCTATTTGAACTATCACCGtcgttcaggtaggaaaagtgaACATCTGATCCTTGAGGTGTgctttgataaatagttggtgacaGTTCAGGTAGTAAACTCACGgaaaagtgatagttcaggtgtgtttttcaccattatctcttttttttttttataaccatGGTGTTCGGGCTAGCTGTCACGCACCTAGACTAATTTCACGGATACCTACCACCTCCCCAGCAACAGGTACCAGTAACTCTGTCTAGCAAGGCTAGaatagatgggaagaaatcagCTAGTGTTTTATCTCTGCTGGGAACTGAACCTGTGACCTCACAGTGCCCAACCCACTTTCTGGACCACTAGGCCCCACCCTTAGGTGCTTGACCATTATCTCTTTCCCAATATGTAAATtttagttcaaaaaaaaaaaatccatgtcCAAATTCACTGTCAAAATACAACAGTTTGGCTCTCAAAATCCCAAttttgccacataaattgggatagagggagtaaaaAAAGAAGCTCAATCTGAAAGACACATATCAAATAATGAAACGCAAAACCAAGCCATATAAGACGCTTAAACGAAGGGAAAAAAGAAATCACCATATGACCTAACAGTAATACGGATACACTGATAAATTTCTAAATGGTGAGACTAATCTAAAAATAGGGATGAATGAAATTACCTTTTCAATTAGAAGCACAGAACAAAATCCCACTGAAAAGGGTTTACTCTGGAAATTGAAGCATGAACGACTTGAAAGGGAGAAATTTGAGCAGTGAATCTTTTTTACTACTTCATCTAGTCGACGATTTTAAAGATGTGATGCATCAGATCATGATGGCTGGAACCATGTCGTGAATACTTAGGTGGGTTGGTTTTTCTGTTGTAAAATTTACTCGGCGTAGTTTAATTTTTTACGCGAAGACTAAACATTATATgtagtagctaaaatataacatatttactttATAGAGCTATCACTTTTTTACCACTCATCCTCTCTCCTATCCCTTAAATACACGTCATTATGCTTAATATTccttaatttcctccaattttaaTCAGTTTTATAATAGTTCAATTTCCTtatttatctctaattaactactcattaatttcactcaaaattcaaatctaattccaaaaaaaggtaagattctatactgattttTATGTTTCATCAtgtatttaacctatatttttatttttttttcgttACTTCCTGAATTTTCAATTCCTAgtgttttggattgatattttaatagttgttttcaatatatattttggctatattttaattgtattttgattattatgttcaatattacttattctggtttctgttgactatatttcagatatatttttcatatattttgactatatttagaaaaatttcagaaaaatcaaaaaaataaagaagttacagtgaaaacgttgttacctcaattatgactatAGTTTGGcgatattttaattgtattttgattattatgttcaatattacttattctagtttctgttgactatatttcagatatattttgactatatttttcaaaatttaagaaaaaataaaaaaattgcagtgaaaacgttgttacctcaattatgaactcaactttaattcgatatttcaatagatgaattcaaatatatattcatcatttaaaacgagctctgttcactggtttgatattgttatttttcaaagttttttgatgaactagtttttgaaccttttttttttattattaaaatgtactttttgaatttaattttttttgaatttgttagctgtttgaatgagatatgagatcagatatggaatgggaggagcgtgaatcagggaacattaaaaactgattttaattCAAATTGGAATAGgttttgtttccataaatatagcactttcAATTTTCTCAGCGTGTGTATTTCCGTTATATTTATCCTATATTTAAGTTGATGCgtctactagctaaatataggtcctccagctacgaattgtaaatgtcGAACATAtagttataggttgttagaagGAGCTAAAAGGTAGCTGTTCGTGAAAATTTTACTTTTCTGTTAGCACTGGCCCAACAGTTTTATTGTACCAAGTGAGTTTTGGGCAATTTGCACTGTTGACCATATTCGGgtgggtggtttttaatttttgtccctcaaattttcggtcattaatttttgtcattcgccTAAAATactttaaagtaaaaaaaaaaaaaaaaactgcaagcTAGGCAGAATTTTTGCAAAGtcttaccttgcgattttttttttcttactggCCGGGAGTTCGAACGTAGAATCTTGAAATATTTTCgatcacttttttaagcgaagcacaaaaattaaaaaccagcgcctttgaaggaaATCCCTGCAAATAAAATGATGAGTTTTTGTGGGCGATTTGtacgggtcatttgcacttttgtccctattttgtgctttttttttctttttcttttttttacccTTTAAAATCCAGACAAACGTTAcgcatcataatatccacaagttataTTCGTGCctttaaaaaaattatactcCACTAAGCATAAGTTCATCTttaaaaggcaaaaattaaataccaactCATTTGAAGGGAAACAAAATAAAGAacagtccatttgaaggacaaaccatGCAATTACTTCGATTGTGCACAGATAGGTTATTTCGCAGAGTCCAGAACCTAAATGACGTCCAAATGGACTGAAGTAATGAGAAGGGAAAATAATTGTTTCGTCCTTATGTTATTGCTTTATTACGATTTTGGTCCCTGTGATATTTGACTGCCCCATTTAACCTTTAATTAATTAGAGTGATTGATTTTAGTCTTTCTACTAAGAGTGGTTACTAACTTAAACAGATACATCACTGCTGTTAAGGGCAATTATGGTATTACATATAATACTATTTTTTATACTAATAATAAAATCTTTTGTCATTTActactatttagaagagtgagttGTAAGGGCAATTATGGTATTACATATAATACTATTTTTTATACTAATAATAAAATCTTTTGTCATTTActactatttagaagagtgagttGTTACTCACTCTTCGTTCGTCCGCTTCGTAGTCAAAAAAGTCAAAAGTAAAATAAACAAAGTGGAaaatgtcaaattgatacatcaACGTAGGACCCACATGGTCATGATGCAGAACTTTGGATATTGCAAAGCCAATGCGTGACATTCAAATACAAGTGGATCCAGTGTATAGCAAATTAATACCCACGTGAACAAGTGATAAGGCATCAAGTACAACATTTTAAGGCATACAAATCTtgaaacaacaactaaaatttaaaaaaaattatgggccctatatatatattaaaaaacaactaatattaaaaaaaaattatgggctccatattaaataccaaccaatattaaaaaaaaaa
Encoded here:
- the LOC132633196 gene encoding F-box protein At4g00755-like isoform X1, encoding MNFYNGLSNRMETRIDFVQSLESDMSVNILTCLNDPADVVRASSVSSLWHQFVITNGLAKQLCLRRFPQLSSIARITEPDRTTIEANGVGSNNSSWDIQRVKRDHNAYASLLQATATLNTCQMGCIGYAVSASSTDRFPSESIVNTLTSKDRYQHRPSYWSSKGHADPDASETLIYKLKADLCVISEINVQPFEAFFQPGKPIYSAKSFRFRLGHPKNSVDENDMLQVPQEQPADDEFIWTYTSEVFPMAQENCLQKFKLPEPVLCIGGYLQIELLGRVQRQHTDNLFYICIGHVRVLGRPLCPAFDIEILEQSGKFALKYNPMVFGWMLRSFSDETNMTPPSSEEEVVEHVGLMGFLLGGYHVGIEPVAWPDDDEEMDEPDVFW
- the LOC132633196 gene encoding F-box protein At4g00755-like isoform X2 → METRIDFVQSLESDMSVNILTCLNDPADVVRASSVSSLWHQFVITNGLAKQLCLRRFPQLSSIARITEPDRTTIEANGVGSNNSSWDIQRVKRDHNAYASLLQATATLNTCQMGCIGYAVSASSTDRFPSESIVNTLTSKDRYQHRPSYWSSKGHADPDASETLIYKLKADLCVISEINVQPFEAFFQPGKPIYSAKSFRFRLGHPKNSVDENDMLQVPQEQPADDEFIWTYTSEVFPMAQENCLQKFKLPEPVLCIGGYLQIELLGRVQRQHTDNLFYICIGHVRVLGRPLCPAFDIEILEQSGKFALKYNPMVFGWMLRSFSDETNMTPPSSEEEVVEHVGLMGFLLGGYHVGIEPVAWPDDDEEMDEPDVFW